In Pseudonocardia autotrophica, one DNA window encodes the following:
- a CDS encoding IS256 family transposase, producing the protein MTAPSSIDPSEFLHEQLSQASPDLLRQMLTTFINTLMSADADAVCGAAWGERSEARTNIRNGYRHRDFDTRAGTIDVAIPKLRNGSYFPDWLLERRRRAERALTTVVATCYLLGVSTRRMEKLVESLGITRLSKSQVSEMARDLDGQVEQFRTRPLDQGPYTFIAADALVLKVREGGRVVNVHALLATGVNADGHREILGLQVTSAEDGAGWLGFFRDLTARGLSGVRLVTSDAHAGLVHAIGATLPGAAWQRCRTHYAANLMAATPKSSWPWVRALLHSVYDQPDATSVHAQFDRVLDGVAEKLPTVSEHLDTARADVLAFTSFPKEVWRQIWSNNPSERLNREIRRRTDVVGIFPDRNSLIRLVGAVLAEQHDEWAEGRRYLGLEVLARSRVTAVPGTGSSSEEVTSTDTIPALSA; encoded by the coding sequence ATGACCGCACCCTCCAGTATCGACCCCTCCGAGTTCCTGCACGAGCAGCTGTCCCAGGCGAGTCCCGATCTGCTGCGCCAGATGCTCACCACGTTCATCAACACACTCATGTCCGCCGATGCCGACGCAGTGTGCGGGGCAGCGTGGGGCGAGCGCAGCGAGGCCCGCACGAACATCCGCAACGGCTACCGACACCGTGACTTCGACACCCGCGCGGGCACCATCGACGTAGCGATCCCGAAGCTGCGCAACGGTTCCTACTTCCCCGACTGGTTGCTGGAACGTCGCCGCCGGGCGGAGCGGGCACTCACGACGGTGGTCGCGACCTGCTATCTGCTCGGGGTGTCGACGCGGCGGATGGAGAAGCTCGTCGAGTCCCTCGGGATCACCAGACTGTCGAAGTCGCAAGTCTCGGAGATGGCCCGAGACCTCGACGGCCAGGTCGAGCAGTTCCGGACCCGCCCGCTCGACCAGGGCCCGTACACCTTCATCGCCGCCGACGCCCTGGTCTTGAAGGTGCGTGAGGGCGGGCGGGTGGTCAACGTGCACGCTCTGCTGGCCACCGGCGTCAACGCTGACGGGCACCGGGAGATCCTCGGCCTGCAGGTCACCTCCGCCGAGGACGGAGCCGGCTGGCTCGGGTTCTTCCGAGACCTGACCGCCCGCGGCCTGTCCGGGGTCCGGCTGGTCACCAGCGACGCTCATGCCGGGCTCGTCCACGCGATCGGCGCCACCCTGCCCGGCGCTGCCTGGCAGCGCTGCAGGACGCACTACGCGGCGAACCTGATGGCCGCTACCCCCAAGTCCAGCTGGCCGTGGGTGCGGGCGCTGCTGCACTCGGTCTACGACCAGCCCGACGCCACCAGCGTTCACGCCCAGTTCGACCGGGTCCTCGACGGCGTGGCGGAGAAACTCCCGACGGTGTCCGAGCACCTCGACACCGCCCGCGCCGACGTCCTGGCCTTCACCAGCTTCCCGAAAGAGGTCTGGCGACAGATCTGGTCGAACAACCCCTCCGAGCGACTCAACCGCGAGATCCGGCGTCGCACCGACGTCGTCGGCATCTTCCCGGACCGCAACTCGCTGATCCGTCTCGTCGGCGCCGTGCTGGCCGAGCAACACGACGAATGGGCCGAGGGACGCCGCTACCTCGGCCTCGAGGTCCTCGCCCGCTCCCGCGTCACCGCAGTCCCCGGCACCGGCTCCAGCAGCGAGGAGGTGACCTCAACAGACACGATCCCGGCGCTCAGCGCCTGA
- a CDS encoding ADP-ribosylglycohydrolase family protein — protein sequence MTNDEFQARVERFWQDKARGLLLGQACADGLAVSFGRAVARAPVNFDDHIAGDQPLRHTAATELALGVAECLSNHQTIRHVDGALLQTYLAHTWWADKQRCGYGLDDTRLFTAVLDKRDRPEAAVPREGAHPAVPVAPLALTTLSGPDLLSAARMCAGQLTQDPLAHAAAAMFASAVATSLAGGPAHTAPRLLVSRLRGASGPHGVPAVTTLQQLAAENPSPSEAGRELLAETLGATGPVAAAVYAFLRHPDHPREAIRYAVHLHGSTPTIAAMTGALAGARHGVRALPTNWRKRLARADSIEALADRLAQRHSGLQSTLVRQR from the coding sequence ATGACGAATGACGAGTTCCAGGCTCGAGTCGAACGGTTCTGGCAGGACAAGGCCCGCGGACTGTTGCTGGGCCAGGCATGCGCCGACGGCCTGGCCGTCTCGTTCGGACGCGCAGTCGCTCGCGCACCGGTCAACTTCGACGACCACATCGCCGGTGACCAACCTCTCCGCCACACCGCAGCGACCGAACTCGCCCTCGGCGTCGCGGAATGCCTGAGCAACCATCAGACCATCCGCCACGTCGACGGCGCGCTCCTCCAGACCTACCTGGCTCACACCTGGTGGGCCGACAAGCAGCGCTGCGGCTACGGGCTCGACGACACGCGACTGTTCACGGCAGTCCTGGATAAGCGCGACCGCCCTGAGGCCGCCGTACCACGCGAGGGAGCCCATCCAGCAGTCCCCGTCGCACCGCTCGCGCTCACCACTCTGAGCGGGCCGGATCTACTGTCGGCAGCGCGCATGTGCGCGGGGCAGCTGACCCAGGACCCCCTCGCCCATGCCGCCGCAGCGATGTTCGCTTCAGCTGTGGCGACCAGCCTCGCCGGTGGCCCAGCCCACACCGCTCCCCGGCTGCTGGTGAGCCGTTTGCGCGGCGCATCCGGTCCGCACGGAGTTCCTGCAGTCACGACGCTGCAGCAACTCGCCGCCGAGAATCCGAGCCCCTCGGAAGCAGGGCGAGAGCTGCTCGCCGAGACGCTGGGGGCCACGGGCCCAGTGGCCGCAGCGGTGTATGCGTTCCTGCGCCACCCCGACCACCCCCGCGAGGCCATCCGCTACGCCGTGCACCTCCACGGCTCGACTCCGACCATCGCAGCGATGACCGGAGCGCTCGCCGGTGCTCGGCACGGCGTGCGAGCACTACCCACGAACTGGCGAAAGCGCCTCGCGCGAGCAGACAGCATCGAGGCGCTCGCCGATCGCCTCGCCCAGCGGCACAGCGGTCTGCAGTCCACCCTGGTCCGCCAGCGCTGA
- a CDS encoding DUF6262 family protein, giving the protein MPPANNTRYLVEASRRRAAEARDRAEQAIAAVARAGTRPTMVEIARTAGVSRSWLYTQTDLVTAIGHLQQRCPSPVRTGPQPATIDSLQTRVEALTHRNTQLRAEVRDLTHRLEAAHGEIRRLRIANPEDPR; this is encoded by the coding sequence ATGCCGCCGGCTAACAACACCCGCTACCTCGTCGAGGCCTCCCGTAGGCGCGCCGCCGAAGCTCGCGATCGGGCCGAACAGGCCATCGCCGCGGTCGCGCGCGCCGGCACCCGCCCGACCATGGTGGAGATCGCCCGCACTGCCGGGGTCTCCCGTTCCTGGCTCTACACCCAGACCGACCTCGTTACGGCCATCGGGCATCTGCAGCAACGGTGTCCCTCCCCGGTCCGAACTGGGCCGCAGCCGGCCACTATCGACTCGCTTCAGACCCGGGTCGAGGCACTCACGCACCGCAATACCCAGCTCCGAGCCGAGGTTCGCGACCTCACCCATCGTCTCGAGGCTGCACATGGTGAGATCCGCCGCCTCCGTATCGCCAACCCAGAAGATCCGAGATGA